The genomic region GTCACCGGACAATGCGTACTGGTCACTTCAGCCACCGCGCTTCCCAAACCGCCAATTACATTGTGTTCCTCCACGGTGAGAATCCGTTTCGTTTCAGCCGCGGCCTTCAGTACCGCTTCTTCATCAAGGGGTTTTACCGTGTGCATATCCAAAACCCGCGCTTTAATGCCTTCCTGCGCCAACCGGTCGGCCGCCAGCATCGCTTCATACACCAGCCGGCCATAGGCAATGATCGTCAGGTCATTTCCTGCTCTAATCTGCCGGGCCTTGCCAATCACGATCGGCTCGTCACAGTGGACATGGGGTTCACTGGCTGTCCCCCGGATCCGTAAATAAGCCGGCCCTTCATAATTAATCAAGGCCTCAACCAACCGGTAAGTGGAAGCACCATCCGCCGGGACCAACACGGTCATGTTGGGAATTGACCGCATCAAAGCCACATCTTCCAAGGCTTGGTGGGTCATCCCCAGCCAATCGGAGCTGAAACCGGCGTTCGTCCCGACAATACGCACATTTAAGTTGGCAAAAGCAATATCGGTCCGGATTTGCTCGCAGGCCCGCATCGTCAAAAAGGTGGCATAAGTTGAAACAAAGGGAACTTTACCGCAAAAAGCCAAACCGGCCGCGATACTCATTGCGTTTTGTTCCGCAATCCCGACATTAATGGCCCGGTCAGCGGCTTCTTTCCGGAAAGCGCCAAACCGGGACTCCGAATCGGCGGCCACCGAAAAGACCCGTTCATCCTTTAAGCCAAACTCGGTAATCGCTTCGCTAAAGGCTTTTCTCATCGAAAGATTACTGCTTAGATCGATCGCCATCGGCGTACCCCCCTCCTGTGAGAGCGGGAGAGCTGCACCAATTGGCAG from Capillibacterium thermochitinicola harbors:
- a CDS encoding transketolase family protein, whose protein sequence is MAIDLSSNLSMRKAFSEAITEFGLKDERVFSVAADSESRFGAFRKEAADRAINVGIAEQNAMSIAAGLAFCGKVPFVSTYATFLTMRACEQIRTDIAFANLNVRIVGTNAGFSSDWLGMTHQALEDVALMRSIPNMTVLVPADGASTYRLVEALINYEGPAYLRIRGTASEPHVHCDEPIVIGKARQIRAGNDLTIIAYGRLVYEAMLAADRLAQEGIKARVLDMHTVKPLDEEAVLKAAAETKRILTVEEHNVIGGLGSAVAEVTSTHCPVTVWRMGVQDRYGIPGTEEDLFAFFGLTSEHIVAEAKKLLETEESK